CGCAGGTAGAGGTCCTGCAGGAAGGCGTGGTGCGCCGCGGGGAAGGGCCGGCTCTCCAGCAGCCGGTACAGCTCGGCGAAGTCCCCGCGCTGGAAGGCCACGAGCGCCCGGGCGCGCAGCAGCGCGTCGCTGCCGCCACGTAGGCGCTCGGCGGGCGGCAGCGCGCCCAGGAAGCGGCCCAGGCGGCCCGCGTGGCCCGCCTGCAGCAGGGCCTCGCACACGCACGACACCTGCTCGGCCGAGAAGCGCAGCCCGCCGGCGGGCGCGGGGCCCGGGGCGCCGCCGGGGCCCGGGACCGGGGCGGGCGCGGCGGGGGGCGGTGGCGGGGCCCCCGCGCCCTCCCCGGCCGCCGCCGCCTCGCCCTCGGCCGCCTGCAGGGTCTGCAGCAGGCGCCGCGCCGTCTGCTCGTCGGCCTCCCCCTCGCCGCcgtcgtcctcctcctcctcttcctcctcttcgtCCTCGTCCGCGGCCGCTGCCGCCGCTGCCTCCCCGCTCGCCGGGCCCGCGCTCGGCTCCGCAGGGAAGGTAGCCATGTTTTGCAACTTTGGGAagttcctccccctttccttccctccctcggGCTTCCCccggccccctcccctcccagcccCTTCCCCCCGGCCCGGCCCCGCGCGGGGCCCCGCCTCCCTCGCCCCTCCCCCTCCCGGGCCTCCTCCTTCCGTCCGCGGCGTTCCCTCCTCCCAGGGGGTGTCTCCCGGAGAGCCTCCGGCCCGCCCCCGGCGCCCTCCCGGTCGGTCTTCCCCGCGTCCTGCGTCCGggcgggcggggcggggcggggcggggctcTGGGCCTGGTCAGTTTCTTCCCTGGGGGCCCAGCCCCGCCCTCTCCAGCCCGAGCCTGCTTGTCACTGGCCccaccccctcctctcccttcgcTTTTTCCGACCCAGGAAAAACTTAAGGGAAAAAAGTTTT
Above is a window of Notamacropus eugenii isolate mMacEug1 chromosome 5 unlocalized genomic scaffold, mMacEug1.pri_v2 SUPER_5_unloc_4, whole genome shotgun sequence DNA encoding:
- the SIX5 gene encoding homeobox protein SIX5 isoform X3, which gives rise to MATFPAEPSAGPASGEAAAAAAADEDEEEEEEEEDDGGEGEADEQTARRLLQTLQAAEGEAAAAGEGAGAPPPPPAAPAPVPGPGGAPGPAPAGGLRFSAEQVSCVCEALLQAGHAGRLGRFLGALPPAERLRGGSDALLRARALVAFQRGDFAELYRLLESRPFPAAHHAFLQDLYLRARYREAERARGRALGAVDKYRLRKKFPLPKTIWDGEETVYCFKERSRAALKACYRGNRYPAPDEKRRLAALTGLSLTQ